In one Candidatus Absconditicoccus praedator genomic region, the following are encoded:
- a CDS encoding Asp-tRNA(Asn)/Glu-tRNA(Gln) amidotransferase subunit GatC: MSLTFQQLNQICDLCSISIDESEKNKFVGQIDEIIDFVSKLQEVDIDSVDPLFHPLEDTYMDTASEQVDSSLKDCFVENVEHSVRENAVVIKSAIK; this comes from the coding sequence ATGAGTTTGACTTTTCAACAATTAAATCAAATTTGTGACTTATGTAGTATAAGCATAGATGAGAGTGAAAAAAATAAGTTCGTTTGACAAATTGATGAGATAATAGATTTTGTTTCTAAGTTGCAGGAGGTGGATATTGATTCGGTAGATCCACTTTTTCATCCGTTAGAAGATACTTATATGGATACAGCGTCTGAGCAAGTTGACTCATCTTTGAAGGATTGTTTTGTTGAAAATGTTGAACATTCAGTTAGGGAAAATGCCGTGGTTATCAAATCTGCAATAAAATAA
- a CDS encoding alpha/beta hydrolase — translation MKKRFFILFCFLLVIYIIFVIFGRHIETILTFPGMYISSDSNNIQSFKKIYDIKEVTFDSYEDNTGSGIFINNDEDYTILFYLPNGVNISNFISDIAWFGNQGYNVAAMDYPGYGKSQGWPSEENVYKSTQNFYNYLINDKNISSENIIVGGYSIGSAPAINIAEKNEVKSLFLISPFNSRNGMSEFIYGIPIQKYLFLEDSFKNYKKIQKVTVPTLIMHGKQDKVVPWEMGKEILENSGADNKKFLLLEEYDHNTMFFALEDVFDKYINDFILHEDKEDEFVVY, via the coding sequence ATGAAAAAAAGATTTTTTATTTTATTTTGTTTTTTGTTGGTAATATATATAATTTTTGTGATTTTTTGAAGACATATTGAAACAATACTTACTTTCCCTTGAATGTATATATCTTCAGATTCCAACAATATCCAATCCTTTAAAAAAATATATGATATAAAAGAAGTTACATTTGATTCATATGAAGACAATACTTGAAGTTGAATTTTTATTAACAACGATGAAGATTATACTATTTTGTTTTATCTTCCAAACTGAGTTAATATTTCAAATTTCATATCTGATATAGCTTGGTTTTGAAATCAATGATACAATGTAGCAGCTATGGATTATCCATGATACTGAAAAAGCCAGTGATGGCCATCAGAAGAGAACGTTTATAAGTCTACTCAAAATTTTTATAATTACCTAATTAATGATAAGAATATTTCTTCTGAAAATATTATTGTATGAGGTTATAGCATAGGTTCTGCTCCAGCAATTAATATAGCTGAAAAAAATGAAGTTAAATCACTTTTTTTAATTTCTCCTTTTAATTCTAGGAACGGTATGTCTGAGTTTATATATTGAATTCCTATCCAAAAATATTTGTTTTTAGAAGATTCTTTCAAAAACTACAAAAAAATACAAAAAGTTACTGTGCCAACTTTAATTATGCATTGAAAACAGGACAAAGTGGTGCCTTGGGAGATGTGAAAAGAAATACTTGAAAACTCATGAGCTGACAATAAAAAATTTTTGCTTTTAGAGGAATATGATCACAATACAATGTTTTTTGCTTTGGAAGATGTTTTTGACAAGTATATAAATGATTTTATTTTGCACGAAGATAAAGAAGATGAGTTTGTGGTTTATTAA
- the def gene encoding peptide deformylase: MGSEYNLQTGLNNPILREKSVSIKEIDADILSFADVLKDMMYKYDGMGLAAPQIGVNKRIIIVTFWDESFGDLRFIDEKIMINPEIKKFSSETYLDVEGCLSLPGVEKQVERSFRVQVEYKNLNGKTKKEKLSGINARIVQHEIDHLDGILFLDKALDSGPSIGDFIR, encoded by the coding sequence ATGTGATCTGAATATAATTTACAAACTTGATTGAATAATCCTATTCTTAGAGAAAAATCAGTTTCTATAAAAGAAATAGATGCTGATATTTTGAGTTTTGCAGATGTTTTAAAGGATATGATGTATAAATATGATTGAATGTGACTTGCTGCTCCTCAGATTTGAGTTAATAAAAGAATTATTATTGTGACTTTTTGGGATGAGTCTTTTGGAGATTTAAGGTTTATTGATGAAAAAATTATGATCAATCCTGAAATTAAAAAATTTTCATCTGAAACATATTTAGATGTAGAGTGATGTTTGTCTTTGCCTGGAGTAGAAAAGCAAGTTGAAAGAAGTTTTCGTGTCCAAGTTGAGTATAAAAACCTAAATTGAAAAACAAAAAAGGAAAAGCTTTCTTGAATAAATGCTAGGATAGTTCAGCATGAGATAGATCATCTTGATTGAATATTGTTTTTAGATAAAGCCTTGGATTCTGGACCAAGTATTGGTGATTTTATAAGATAA
- a CDS encoding glutamate ligase domain-containing protein: MNIVLVGAGGTGISGVALILKQLGYQNIVCIDNQESQITKLLKKNDIKTIIGHGNYQVKPEDIVIYSDAAINSPEVIQSNKLKEKKLKKYHTNFSYFQFVGELSKYMKTISIAGTHGKSTTTALCINTISKVSDKFGMGILGALVGEFDNKNFLINKNRQPEIGEIFNHIISRKKSNLKPQNIKKLYMIVEADEFNQHFLYLDTDYSAITNIELDHSDVYKNLETYIKSFSDFVKKTRFKCIGLRNIKELKQLKQKHPEKILLKNHTNIPLDYIFGDHNRQNSIIVYNILKHIFPSQASNIKQNISKFKGLWRRCELIGENKNQSLIFSDYGHHPTEINAVLDALKKKYPNKKINCIFQPHQARRVFEFFNKFLKSLKKVDNLIIYDIYTAREDIKRLSDKHQKFNGIDNKQKLGSFFAKKLNSNYTENFEKVYVNIFSLPKDRITIIFTAGDLDFKLRNSMKD; the protein is encoded by the coding sequence ATGAATATAGTGCTAGTTTGAGCTTGATGAACCTGAATTTCAGGTGTTGCCTTGATATTGAAACAATTATGATACCAAAATATAGTTTGCATAGACAACCAAGAAAGTCAAATAACTAAACTACTCAAGAAAAACGACATCAAGACAATAATATGACATTGAAATTATCAAGTCAAACCAGAAGACATAGTAATATACTCTGATGCAGCTATAAATTCACCTGAAGTAATACAATCCAATAAGCTAAAAGAAAAAAAACTAAAAAAATATCATACGAATTTTAGTTATTTTCAATTTGTGTGAGAGCTATCAAAATATATGAAAACTATAAGTATAGCTTGAACACACTGAAAAAGCACTACAACAGCATTATGTATAAATACTATTAGCAAAGTATCAGATAAGTTTTGAATGGGAATTTTAGGAGCACTTGTTGGAGAATTTGACAACAAAAATTTTCTTATAAACAAAAACAGACAACCTGAGATATGAGAAATATTTAATCATATAATTAGCAGGAAAAAATCAAATCTGAAACCTCAAAACATAAAAAAGCTATATATGATAGTGGAAGCAGATGAATTCAACCAACATTTTTTATATTTAGACACAGACTACTCTGCTATCACTAATATAGAACTTGACCACAGTGATGTATACAAAAATCTTGAAACTTATATAAAATCTTTTTCTGATTTTGTAAAAAAAACAAGATTTAAGTGCATATGACTTCGCAACATAAAAGAGCTAAAACAATTAAAGCAAAAACATCCTGAAAAAATCCTACTTAAAAATCACACAAACATCCCGCTTGATTATATTTTTGGGGATCACAATAGGCAAAACTCAATTATAGTATACAACATTTTAAAACATATTTTCCCATCACAAGCAAGCAACATAAAACAAAACATATCAAAATTCAAGTGACTATGGAGAAGATGCGAACTAATTTGAGAAAACAAAAATCAAAGCTTAATTTTTTCAGATTATTGACATCATCCTACTGAAATTAATGCCGTTTTAGATGCTTTGAAAAAGAAATATCCAAACAAAAAAATAAACTGCATATTTCAACCCCATCAAGCTCGTAGAGTTTTTGAGTTTTTTAATAAATTTTTGAAATCACTTAAAAAAGTAGATAATCTTATTATTTATGATATTTATACAGCCAGAGAAGATATTAAGAGATTATCTGATAAGCATCAAAAATTCAACTGAATTGATAATAAACAAAAACTTTGAAGTTTTTTTGCAAAAAAATTGAATTCAAATTACACAGAAAATTTTGAAAAGGTTTATGTAAACATTTTTTCCTTGCCTAAAGATCGAATTACTATAATTTTTACAGCCTGAGACCTTGATTTTAAATTAAGAAATAGTATGAAAGATTAA
- a CDS encoding VirB4-like conjugal transfer ATPase, CD1110 family, producing MEEKVKDVVYDTDYQDLVEKGGEIKFTSKQVVNKTKKQKKEEKKGFFDKMFELLFPSAPSSKNSKKKGEKKEESPLKDKSLEEQIKYLINLPDEEYSDKLLTPKLRNYINKIENEYVSMFQDQKTHIAPSYWEVKGTETKVSDVFCKTYFASGYPSYMDFLRTRDLLSFHNKWDISWFIYPSDDAAMQAMLKRRATQLKAELSEAYNKGITIDSETELEYKDVESIRQKLATREERFFQTSFYSTIYHNDSDKLKEECKKFEQQVGGVGIKMKPATQRMDEGFNSTVPLGVDDLGISRSMVTTSLAGSFPFISSDLIENTGILYGINLHTGGLVVFDRFSNKLPNANSVVLATSGAGKSFTVKLEILRYLILGIDIIVIDPENEYKSLIEKVGGTYVNIAVNSGQNINPFDMPPKIEDIEYGKGDLLRSQIMSLIGLIGVLLGGLSVEEEALLDKALQSTYNIKDITFEDENMNGKTPPLMEDLLNILEGMEGGDRIATKLSKYVTGTFAKLFNNYTNVDLDSGLTVFSIRDLDESLKTPAMFNVLNFIWTRVRSQKRKRMLVVDEAWIMMQHDMSANFLFGLIKRARKYGLGVTTITQDVEDFVKSNYGKPIVANAAVNLLLKQSTSSIKSLDVIYGLSEAEKQKLVSANIGEGLFFAGNQHIAMKILPSPYEKDFIETNVK from the coding sequence ATGGAAGAAAAAGTAAAAGATGTTGTATATGATACAGACTATCAAGACTTAGTAGAAAAATGATGAGAAATAAAATTTACCTCAAAACAAGTTGTCAACAAAACTAAAAAACAAAAAAAAGAAGAAAAAAAATGATTTTTTGACAAAATGTTTGAACTATTATTTCCATCTGCACCTAGTTCTAAAAACTCTAAGAAAAAAGGAGAAAAGAAAGAAGAATCTCCACTAAAAGACAAATCATTAGAAGAACAAATAAAATATCTAATAAATTTACCAGATGAAGAATATTCAGATAAGTTATTAACACCAAAATTAAGAAACTATATAAACAAAATAGAAAATGAGTATGTTTCTATGTTTCAAGACCAAAAAACCCATATAGCTCCAAGTTATTGGGAGGTTAAATGAACTGAAACAAAAGTTTCTGATGTGTTCTGTAAAACCTATTTTGCAAGCTGATACCCTTCATACATGGATTTTTTACGAACAAGAGACCTTTTATCTTTCCATAACAAATGGGATATATCATGGTTTATATATCCTTCTGATGATGCAGCAATGCAAGCTATGCTAAAAAGAAGGGCTACACAACTAAAGGCAGAATTATCAGAAGCCTACAACAAATGAATTACTATAGATTCAGAAACGGAACTTGAGTACAAAGATGTAGAATCAATAAGACAAAAACTTGCTACAAGAGAAGAAAGGTTTTTTCAAACATCATTTTATAGCACAATATATCACAATGATTCTGACAAGTTAAAAGAAGAATGTAAAAAGTTTGAACAACAAGTTTGATGAGTTTGAATCAAAATGAAGCCTGCCACACAAAGAATGGATGAATGATTCAACTCTACAGTACCTTTATGAGTAGATGACCTTTGAATATCCAGGAGCATGGTTACGACATCTCTTGCTTGATCTTTTCCTTTTATTTCCAGTGATCTTATTGAGAACACATGAATACTCTATTGAATTAACTTACATACATGATGACTTGTAGTTTTTGATAGGTTTTCCAACAAGCTTCCAAATGCAAACAGCGTAGTATTAGCTACATCTTGAGCTGGTAAATCTTTTACCGTTAAACTTGAAATACTAAGATATTTAATTTTATGAATAGATATTATAGTAATAGACCCAGAAAACGAATACAAAAGCCTTATTGAAAAAGTTTGATGAACATATGTAAATATCGCAGTAAACTCATGACAAAATATTAATCCTTTTGATATGCCTCCTAAAATTGAAGATATAGAATATTGAAAATGAGACCTTCTTAGAAGTCAAATAATGAGTCTTATATGACTTATATGAGTACTACTTTGATGACTTAGCGTAGAAGAAGAAGCTCTACTTGATAAAGCACTACAATCAACATATAACATTAAAGACATTACATTTGAAGATGAAAATATGAATTGAAAAACTCCACCTTTAATGGAAGACTTGTTAAACATATTAGAATGAATGGAGTGATGAGATAGAATAGCTACAAAATTAAGTAAGTATGTGACATGAACATTTGCAAAACTATTCAACAATTATACTAATGTAGACCTAGACAGTGGTTTAACAGTTTTTAGTATTAGAGACCTTGATGAAAGCCTAAAAACTCCTGCTATGTTTAATGTTTTAAATTTTATATGGACAAGAGTAAGATCCCAAAAAAGAAAGAGAATGCTTGTAGTAGATGAGGCTTGGATAATGATGCAGCATGATATGTCTGCAAACTTTCTGTTTTGACTGATAAAAAGAGCAAGAAAATATTGACTGTGAGTAACGACAATAACACAAGATGTAGAAGATTTTGTTAAAAGCAATTACTGAAAGCCAATAGTAGCAAATGCAGCAGTAAATTTACTTCTTAAGCAGTCTACATCATCAATAAAATCTTTAGATGTAATATATTGATTATCAGAAGCTGAAAAACAAAAACTTGTTTCAGCAAATATATGAGAATGATTGTTTTTTGCATGAAACCAACATATAGCAATGAAAATACTCCCTTCACCTTATGAAAAAGATTTTATAGAAACAAATGTAAAGTAA
- the frr gene encoding ribosome recycling factor: MDSDNMKKQMNKSIKHLENELASLQLGRASTSLVDGIDVFVSSWGMTQKINQLGNTTILDAQSIKIQPWDKSIVSDIEKAIYNSGLGLTPINQGDGIIINIPPLTQERRKELVKYVNKLGENTKISLRNIRHDTLKDIKTQYQQEEISENEKNLKEEEIDKTMKEFNQKVDEITKNKSDEIMKI; encoded by the coding sequence ATGGACTCAGACAATATGAAAAAACAAATGAACAAATCAATTAAACATCTTGAAAACGAACTAGCATCTTTACAACTATGAAGAGCTTCAACATCTCTTGTAGATTGAATAGATGTATTTGTATCATCATGGTGAATGACACAGAAAATAAATCAACTATGAAATACTACAATATTGGATGCACAATCAATCAAAATACAACCTTGGGACAAAAGCATTGTTTCTGACATAGAAAAAGCAATATACAACAGCTGACTTTGACTAACTCCAATAAATCAATGAGACTGAATTATTATAAATATTCCTCCACTAACACAAGAAAGAAGAAAAGAGCTTGTAAAATATGTAAACAAGCTCTGAGAAAACACAAAAATATCTTTGAGAAATATAAGACATGATACTTTAAAAGACATCAAAACACAATACCAACAAGAAGAAATATCAGAAAATGAAAAAAACTTAAAAGAAGAAGAAATTGATAAAACAATGAAAGAATTCAATCAAAAAGTAGACGAAATAACAAAAAACAAATCAGATGAAATTATGAAAATATAA
- a CDS encoding fibronectin type III domain-containing protein has product MNMIRNILVLLSVIMIVLSNSFVYAEDADDTAGEEEQLDEASMDDDWGDFDDWDDDFDDWDDDFEDMDDDFEDDMDDDFEDDMDEDVEQEGWGFSSDDEKEEVEVEKNEATFEIPTVVDGHGDRVQSYIIEYSTEDIHDDEIYNEIDVADIEDDEVTGKDGDSFEYTFEDLAEGEEYFVIVTPTVDGNDSENILKFTFETDEEEVHEAATVQIQDVDYEVVDGEVRVTWSPSDDAEKVRVDLRHEDDTDFEEVDYANMDYGEFTIVPTRGGDYTVRLTPVNEVDGEYESAGDEYEFDVTGVETDEAQVEGEAEVGPATNIIIALILMTFIGYVLYRYNYLRN; this is encoded by the coding sequence ATGAATATGATAAGAAATATATTGGTTTTATTGTCGGTAATTATGATAGTTTTGTCTAATTCTTTTGTATATGCAGAAGATGCTGATGACACTGCATGAGAAGAGGAACAATTAGATGAAGCAAGTATGGATGATGACTGGGGTGATTTTGATGATTGGGATGATGATTTTGATGATTGGGATGATGATTTTGAGGATATGGACGATGATTTTGAGGATGATATGGACGATGATTTTGAGGATGATATGGATGAGGATGTAGAACAAGAAGGTTGGGGTTTTAGTAGTGATGATGAAAAAGAGGAAGTAGAAGTTGAAAAAAACGAAGCAACTTTTGAAATACCAACTGTAGTAGATTGACATGGTGATAGAGTTCAAAGTTATATAATAGAATATAGCACAGAAGATATACATGATGATGAAATCTACAATGAGATAGATGTTGCAGATATTGAAGATGATGAAGTAACCTGAAAAGATGGAGACAGTTTTGAGTATACATTTGAAGATCTTGCAGAATGAGAAGAATATTTTGTTATTGTTACTCCAACAGTAGATTGAAATGACTCTGAAAATATTTTGAAATTTACTTTTGAAACAGATGAAGAAGAGGTTCATGAAGCTGCTACAGTTCAAATTCAGGATGTTGATTATGAAGTTGTAGATTGAGAAGTTAGAGTAACATGGTCGCCTTCTGATGATGCGGAAAAAGTTAGAGTAGACTTAAGACATGAGGATGATACTGATTTTGAAGAAGTTGACTATGCAAATATGGATTACTGAGAATTTACTATAGTGCCTACAAGAGGAGGTGATTATACTGTTAGACTTACACCAGTTAATGAGGTTGACTGAGAATATGAGTCTGCTTGAGATGAATATGAGTTTGATGTAACATGAGTTGAAACAGATGAAGCCCAAGTTGAATGAGAAGCTGAAGTTTGACCTGCTACAAATATAATAATAGCATTAATTTTAATGACATTTATAGGTTATGTTTTGTATAGATACAATTATCTTAGAAACTAA
- a CDS encoding DEAD/DEAH box helicase family protein: MFKLESNYSPTGDQPEAIQKIVEGFENGLKVSTLLGATGTGKTFTMANVINQIKRPTLIMSHNKTLAAQLATEFKYFFPNNAVHYFVSYFDYYQPESYLPQQDMYIEKESTINKEIEMYRLSAMASLLSREDIIIVSSVSSLYGLGSKDVFEKNSIKFQVGESYDFSWLKKQLLNMQYHPVQSKIEPGMFDFRGEILDVFSSIENTLYRLIFDEEKLEMIQIKDSNTFEEKGTLNNFTLRPASQFLQDMDGLEYILKDIQEEMEQRVEYFKKEGKELEANRIQKRTMYDIKMIKQTGFTNGIENYSRYFDGRQPGQPPSTIFDYFPDDFLFIVDESHQSIPQLQAMPKADNSRKKTLVEHGFRLPSAIDHRPLNFEELENMLSWKSNDVSSIQKERVKSAAKTMFVSATPADYEINVSDNFAEQIIRPTGLLDPVCYVYPKDGDYQYLLKTYEKLIKTKPHLKKYFESYRKDVNIKDIIIDDFNG, from the coding sequence ATGTTCAAACTTGAATCCAATTATTCACCTACTTGAGATCAGCCAGAGGCAATACAAAAAATTGTGGAGTGATTTGAAAATGGTTTAAAGGTGTCAACTCTTCTTTGAGCTACTTGAACTTGAAAAACATTTACAATGGCTAATGTGATAAACCAAATTAAAAGACCCACCTTGATTATGTCTCACAATAAAACCTTGGCAGCTCAATTGGCCACTGAATTTAAATATTTTTTTCCAAATAATGCTGTGCATTACTTTGTATCTTATTTTGATTATTATCAACCTGAAAGTTATCTGCCACAACAAGATATGTATATAGAAAAAGAAAGTACTATAAACAAAGAAATAGAAATGTATAGACTTTCTGCTATGGCATCTTTGTTGTCCAGAGAAGATATTATAATAGTAAGTTCAGTTTCTTCTTTGTATGGTCTTTGATCAAAGGATGTTTTTGAAAAAAATAGTATAAAATTCCAAGTTGGTGAAAGTTATGATTTTTCTTGGTTGAAAAAACAATTACTAAATATGCAATACCATCCTGTTCAGTCAAAAATAGAGCCTTGAATGTTTGATTTTAGGGGAGAGATTTTGGATGTTTTTTCCAGTATTGAAAATACTCTTTATAGACTTATTTTTGACGAGGAAAAATTAGAAATGATTCAGATAAAAGATAGTAATACTTTTGAGGAGAAGTGAACTTTAAATAATTTTACCTTGCGACCTGCGTCTCAATTTTTGCAAGATATGGATGGTTTGGAATATATACTTAAAGATATCCAAGAAGAAATGGAACAAAGAGTAGAATATTTCAAAAAAGAATGAAAAGAACTTGAAGCCAATAGGATACAAAAAAGAACAATGTATGACATAAAAATGATTAAACAAACATGATTTACAAATTGAATTGAAAATTATTCCAGATATTTTGATTGAAGACAACCCTGACAGCCTCCAAGTACTATTTTTGATTATTTTCCTGATGATTTTTTGTTTATAGTAGATGAATCTCATCAAAGTATACCCCAGTTGCAGGCTATGCCAAAAGCTGATAATTCTAGGAAAAAAACTTTGGTTGAGCATTGATTTAGACTGCCTTCGGCAATTGATCATAGGCCTTTGAATTTTGAAGAGTTGGAGAATATGCTTTCTTGGAAATCCAATGATGTCAGTTCTATCCAAAAAGAAAGGGTAAAATCTGCTGCTAAAACTATGTTTGTTTCAGCTACTCCAGCAGATTATGAAATTAATGTTTCTGATAATTTTGCAGAACAAATTATAAGACCTACTTGATTGCTTGATCCTGTTTGTTATGTGTATCCAAAAGATTGAGATTATCAGTACTTATTGAAAACGTATGAAAAGCTTATAAAAACAAAACCTCATCTAAAAAAGTATTTTGAAAGCTATAGAAAGGATGTAAATATAAAGGATATAATAATTGATGATTTTAATTGATAA
- a CDS encoding ribonuclease HII translates to MVSIYIDEAGRGPLAGPICLGIILELNNNYDNVGFADSKKISEKKREIFFEKIEELKNSGFLFFNYKFVHNNFIDKYGVSASMKKLLVSGIKGILKQSSFSMSQVNYIYFDGNTDFGASKELGIKINTIKSGDSKVVQIGMASIVAKVVRDLYMKKIDSLYPDYQLGKNKGYGTLYHRNIIKEKGPTIYHRKTFLKNLI, encoded by the coding sequence ATGGTAAGTATTTATATAGATGAAGCATGAAGATGACCATTGGCTTGACCAATTTGTTTGTGAATAATTCTGGAATTAAATAATAATTATGATAATGTTTGATTTGCTGATTCAAAAAAAATTTCTGAAAAAAAAAGAGAAATATTTTTTGAAAAAATAGAAGAATTAAAAAATAGTTGATTTTTGTTTTTTAATTATAAATTTGTTCATAATAATTTTATAGATAAATATTGAGTTTCTGCTTCTATGAAAAAACTTTTAGTTTCTTGAATTAAAGGTATTTTGAAACAATCATCATTTTCTATGTCACAAGTAAACTATATTTATTTTGATTGAAATACTGATTTTGGAGCTTCAAAAGAATTATGAATAAAGATCAATACTATAAAATCCTGAGATAGTAAAGTAGTTCAAATATGAATGGCAAGCATAGTTGCAAAGGTTGTTAGAGATTTGTATATGAAGAAAATAGATAGTTTATATCCAGATTATCAACTATGAAAAAATAAATGATATTGAACATTGTATCATAGAAATATAATAAAAGAAAAGTGACCAACCATATATCATAGAAAGACTTTTTTAAAAAATTTAATATAA